Proteins encoded by one window of Salicibibacter halophilus:
- a CDS encoding enoyl-CoA hydratase/isomerase family protein, translating into MEFELIQLNVEDRWATVTINRPDVRNALNAQVLEEMKEALDEVGQREDVDGVIFTGAGEKAFAAGADIKQLRDKEALDALSPGMQAMYDKLADFEKPTIAMINGVAAGGGCELALACDIRVASTKAKIGLPELNLGIIPGAGGTQRLTRLVGKGKAVEMILRGKLIAAEEAHRIGLVNDVVEPEALEKKTQEITADISAKGPLAVRLAKMVVIRGADSNLESAQLLEKLAQAVAFQSDDKYEGTSAFLEKRKPNFQGK; encoded by the coding sequence ATGGAATTTGAACTCATTCAATTAAACGTTGAGGACCGATGGGCAACAGTGACGATCAATCGCCCGGATGTACGCAACGCGCTTAACGCGCAGGTGTTGGAGGAAATGAAGGAAGCACTCGATGAAGTAGGTCAGCGTGAGGACGTTGATGGCGTTATTTTTACGGGCGCGGGAGAGAAAGCATTTGCGGCAGGAGCCGACATCAAACAGCTTCGGGACAAGGAAGCGCTTGATGCCCTGTCTCCAGGGATGCAAGCGATGTACGATAAACTGGCAGACTTTGAAAAACCAACGATTGCCATGATCAACGGGGTCGCGGCCGGAGGCGGCTGTGAGCTGGCCTTGGCGTGCGACATTCGGGTGGCAAGCACAAAAGCGAAGATCGGACTTCCAGAATTAAATTTAGGGATTATTCCGGGGGCCGGCGGCACTCAGCGCTTAACTCGGCTCGTCGGAAAAGGGAAAGCCGTTGAAATGATTTTGAGGGGCAAATTGATCGCGGCTGAAGAGGCTCATCGCATCGGGCTCGTTAATGATGTGGTCGAACCAGAGGCGCTCGAGAAAAAAACGCAGGAGATTACTGCTGATATTTCCGCAAAAGGGCCGCTTGCCGTGCGTCTAGCGAAGATGGTCGTGATCCGGGGAGCAGATTCGAATCTTGAAAGCGCTCAATTATTGGAAAAACTCGCTCAAGCGGTTGCCTTCCAATCCGATGATAAATATGAAGGAACGAGTGCTTTTCTGGAGAAAAGAAAACCTAATTTTCAAGGGAAATAA
- a CDS encoding IS110 family RNA-guided transposase, producing MRMFVGLDVSSFDMKVCVLDQEGDQLSVFTVSNDWPGAQVLKERLLELLADTEVDILKIGLESTSVYSFHPSMFLHDDDDLKPYGAQVFVINPKQIANFKKSFADMNKTDEIDAFVIADYMRFGRNQMSVVKESQYVALQQLTRSRYHLTKAMTKEKQHFLQHLEYKCNTFSKEVDSSVFGHAMMELFLEKYSLDELAQLPLEDLARFLQEKGRNRFPDPEAVAASIQKAVRSSYRLDKVVEDSIDVLLGTSIELIRSFQKQIKAIDQSITRIMKGLTQTLESIPGIGPVFAAGIIAELGQIDRFPDETKIAKYAGLYWRKHQSGRFTAEDTSLTRQGNHYLRYYLVEAANSVRRQIPEYQVFYQKKYQEVPKHQHKRALVLTARKLVRLVDALLRKNQLFTPERGVNL from the coding sequence ATGCGAATGTTTGTCGGGCTTGACGTTAGCTCGTTTGATATGAAAGTGTGTGTGCTTGATCAAGAAGGTGATCAGCTTTCGGTTTTTACGGTTTCCAATGACTGGCCGGGTGCCCAGGTGCTCAAAGAACGGTTGCTCGAGCTCTTGGCCGATACAGAGGTTGACATCCTAAAGATCGGTCTGGAGTCCACATCCGTCTACAGTTTTCATCCATCCATGTTCTTGCATGATGACGATGATTTAAAACCCTATGGCGCCCAAGTCTTTGTGATCAATCCGAAGCAGATCGCCAACTTTAAAAAGAGCTTCGCAGACATGAACAAGACCGATGAGATTGACGCCTTTGTGATCGCCGATTATATGCGTTTCGGGCGCAATCAGATGTCCGTTGTCAAAGAAAGCCAATACGTGGCTCTCCAGCAGTTGACACGTTCGCGTTATCACTTGACCAAAGCGATGACGAAAGAGAAACAACACTTCTTGCAGCACTTGGAGTATAAATGCAACACCTTTTCCAAAGAAGTGGATTCATCGGTGTTTGGCCATGCTATGATGGAACTCTTTCTTGAAAAATACAGCCTGGATGAACTTGCCCAGCTTCCGCTTGAGGACCTGGCTCGGTTTCTTCAAGAGAAAGGGAGAAATCGTTTTCCCGATCCGGAAGCTGTCGCCGCATCCATCCAGAAAGCCGTCCGTTCATCGTACCGATTGGACAAAGTGGTCGAAGATTCCATCGATGTACTTTTAGGAACGTCCATTGAGCTCATTCGTTCCTTCCAAAAGCAAATCAAGGCGATCGATCAGTCCATTACTCGAATCATGAAAGGACTGACGCAGACGCTGGAATCAATCCCGGGCATTGGTCCGGTCTTCGCCGCAGGCATCATTGCCGAACTCGGTCAGATTGACCGGTTTCCCGATGAAACAAAAATAGCTAAATATGCGGGACTGTACTGGCGAAAACACCAGTCCGGGCGGTTTACCGCCGAAGATACTTCACTGACACGTCAAGGGAACCATTATTTGCGTTATTACCTCGTTGAAGCCGCCAACTCGGTACGAAGGCAAATTCCGGAATACCAAGTCTTTTATCAGAAGAAGTATCAAGAAGTCCCGAAACATCAACACAAACGTGCACTCGTGCTCACGGCAAGAAAACTCGTGCGATTGGTGGATGCGCTGCTACGCAAAAACCAACTCTTTACGCCAGAAAGGGGCGTGAACCTCTGA
- a CDS encoding acetyl-CoA hydrolase/transferase family protein translates to MSDKTVPVSEAVNHVKSHDHLVLAGMCGEPPTLIQELIQQRERLENVTIYNMPLGTPCEYANPEWDRHFKVKSVLLSGALKDSYKSGMTDYLPMNLFDIPGYMEQLRPNVAFIQCTPSDSEGNVNLGLSADYTLSLIKHAQLVIAEINDQLPWVNGKGTISSAEIDVFVEGSIPPNELPSATPGETENKIAQYVATLIPDRSTIQIGIGSLANSIISALKNKSALGVHTGTFPEELIELYKSGVVTNEHKEINQGKIVATCLAGTQTLYNYANRHSDIELHPSDYTHSTTTISQLSNFHAINSAVQVDLTGQINAEKIKDFYIAGVGGQMDFMRGAMASKGGKSIIALPSTAAKGTKSRIVPELSSVTSTKSDVHYVVTEYGIASLYGKTIAERKEELISITHPDFRDEL, encoded by the coding sequence ATGTCAGATAAAACGGTACCGGTATCAGAAGCGGTCAACCATGTAAAATCACATGATCATCTCGTACTCGCCGGAATGTGCGGGGAACCCCCGACGCTTATCCAAGAGTTGATTCAACAAAGGGAGCGGCTGGAAAATGTTACGATCTATAACATGCCGCTCGGCACGCCATGTGAATACGCGAATCCTGAATGGGATCGCCATTTTAAAGTAAAAAGCGTTCTTTTATCTGGCGCATTGAAAGATTCGTATAAAAGCGGTATGACAGATTACCTCCCCATGAATCTTTTCGATATACCGGGATATATGGAACAGTTAAGACCGAATGTTGCTTTTATACAGTGTACGCCGTCCGATAGCGAAGGTAACGTTAATTTAGGGTTGTCAGCTGACTACACTCTATCATTAATCAAGCATGCACAATTGGTGATCGCCGAAATTAATGATCAATTGCCTTGGGTGAACGGAAAAGGAACAATTTCTTCCGCAGAAATTGATGTATTCGTGGAAGGGTCGATTCCGCCTAATGAACTTCCAAGCGCGACCCCGGGTGAAACGGAGAATAAGATTGCTCAATATGTGGCTACATTAATTCCCGACCGTTCGACGATCCAAATTGGCATAGGGTCACTCGCAAACAGCATTATAAGTGCCTTAAAAAATAAATCCGCTCTCGGCGTGCACACGGGTACATTTCCGGAGGAACTAATAGAACTATATAAAAGCGGCGTCGTAACGAATGAACATAAAGAAATTAATCAAGGAAAAATCGTTGCCACATGTCTAGCTGGGACTCAGACACTATATAATTATGCCAATCGTCATTCAGACATAGAATTACATCCATCAGATTATACGCACAGCACAACGACCATTTCGCAGCTGTCTAACTTCCACGCGATAAATTCAGCAGTACAAGTAGATTTAACGGGACAGATTAACGCTGAAAAAATAAAAGATTTTTACATTGCAGGCGTTGGTGGCCAAATGGACTTCATGCGAGGCGCTATGGCTTCAAAGGGGGGAAAGTCGATCATTGCTCTTCCTTCAACGGCAGCAAAAGGAACAAAATCGAGAATTGTGCCTGAACTCTCCAGCGTTACATCTACAAAATCTGATGTCCATTATGTGGTTACGGAATATGGGATCGCATCGCTGTATGGGAAAACAATTGCAGAAAGAAAAGAAGAATTGATTAGTATTACCCATCCCGATTTTAGAGATGAGTTGTAA
- a CDS encoding CaiB/BaiF CoA transferase family protein, whose amino-acid sequence MEGIKVLELARTLAGPVSGQMLGDLGAEVIKVEQPGRGDEARHFSPPEWEGESCYYLSSNRNKRSITVNLKTERGKEIIHELAKDSDVLIENFRTGATEKLGIDYETLKKINPRIIYLSVSGFGRTGPEKDRAGYDILMQGYAGLMSTTGEPGTPYKAGPSVADLTTGILGALGVLAALLARGKTGEGQFVDSSLLDGQIMTLNHLATGFFATGQSAKPMGQAHNSIVPYQVFQTSDKNIVLAAGNDSLWEKVCKGMGWEDLLQEESFKTNQLRVSNREQLIPILAERISQFTSDEFCSKMDEAGVPCGPVNSVGEAITSPQAVARESMVNVDHPKIKDLKTPAFPVKLSDTPASVRLHPPLLGEHTEDVLLSLGFNSEKISRMREDGVL is encoded by the coding sequence TTGGAAGGAATAAAAGTTTTAGAGCTCGCACGGACACTTGCAGGACCGGTATCCGGACAAATGCTGGGGGATTTGGGTGCGGAAGTGATTAAAGTGGAACAGCCCGGAAGGGGGGACGAAGCCAGACATTTCTCCCCACCGGAATGGGAAGGGGAAAGTTGTTATTATTTAAGCTCTAATCGAAATAAGCGAAGTATCACTGTAAATTTGAAGACGGAACGAGGGAAAGAAATTATTCATGAATTAGCCAAAGACAGTGATGTTTTAATCGAGAACTTTAGAACAGGGGCTACCGAGAAACTAGGGATAGATTATGAAACACTGAAAAAAATCAACCCGCGAATCATCTACTTATCCGTTTCAGGCTTTGGAAGAACGGGGCCAGAAAAAGACCGTGCCGGCTATGATATCTTAATGCAAGGATACGCAGGATTGATGAGTACAACCGGGGAGCCGGGTACTCCGTATAAGGCGGGTCCGTCAGTCGCTGATTTAACGACAGGTATTCTAGGTGCTTTAGGGGTCTTGGCCGCCTTACTGGCGAGAGGCAAGACAGGTGAAGGGCAGTTTGTAGACTCTAGTTTATTGGATGGTCAGATTATGACCTTAAACCACTTGGCCACAGGTTTCTTTGCAACCGGGCAGTCAGCGAAGCCTATGGGTCAGGCACATAATTCTATTGTCCCGTATCAAGTGTTTCAGACAAGTGATAAAAATATTGTCCTTGCTGCTGGAAATGATAGTCTTTGGGAAAAAGTTTGTAAAGGAATGGGATGGGAAGATTTACTGCAAGAAGAATCGTTTAAAACAAATCAATTGCGTGTATCCAATCGTGAGCAACTTATCCCTATTTTGGCTGAACGGATTTCTCAATTTACAAGCGATGAATTTTGTTCAAAAATGGACGAAGCTGGTGTACCGTGCGGTCCTGTGAATTCAGTTGGTGAGGCAATCACTTCCCCACAAGCAGTCGCAAGAGAGTCGATGGTAAACGTTGATCATCCAAAAATAAAAGATTTAAAAACACCTGCTTTTCCGGTTAAATTATCAGATACCCCGGCATCGGTACGACTTCATCCGCCTTTATTGGGGGAGCATACAGAAGATGTGCTGTTATCATTAGGTTTTAACAGTGAAAAAATTTCCCGTATGCGTGAAGATGGGGTGTTATAA
- a CDS encoding thiolase family protein has translation MKDVVIVDGVRTAIGRMGGTLKDVEPDYLASHVMKELLSRTQLDSSKVDEVILGHVKQSTDQPNIARKAALRAEIPIEIPGYTVHRQCGSGLQSINNAAQQIACNLDDIIVAGGTESMSTAPYYIRGARFGLTAGNGVIVDPNTESQPKAQPEEVYGNDLTMGVTAENLAEMHNISRSEQDEFALRSQELAKEAINKGKFKDEITPYEVKSRKETITFDTDEHPRETNIEKLSKLPAVFKKGGTVTPGNSSGRNDAAAATLVMSAEKAEEMNLTPKMKVVAQASAGVGPEIMGIGPVPSTRKALKQAGLKLDDIDLIELNEAFAAQSLAVVKELGIDQDRLNVNGGAIALGHPVGATCNILTIKLMNEMERRGSKYGAVTACIGGGLGITTIFENLQV, from the coding sequence ATGAAAGATGTTGTCATCGTTGATGGGGTTAGGACAGCAATTGGGAGAATGGGTGGAACGTTAAAAGATGTGGAACCGGATTACCTGGCGTCGCATGTCATGAAAGAGCTTCTTTCGCGTACCCAGTTGGATAGCTCAAAAGTTGATGAAGTTATCCTGGGGCATGTGAAGCAAAGCACAGACCAACCGAATATCGCGAGAAAAGCTGCACTTCGTGCAGAGATACCGATCGAAATACCTGGGTATACGGTACATCGGCAATGCGGTTCCGGCTTGCAATCAATTAACAATGCTGCACAACAAATTGCGTGTAATTTAGACGATATCATTGTTGCCGGAGGAACAGAGAGCATGAGTACAGCCCCTTACTATATTCGCGGTGCTCGTTTTGGACTCACGGCCGGTAATGGTGTGATTGTAGATCCTAATACAGAAAGCCAACCGAAAGCGCAGCCTGAGGAAGTATATGGTAATGATCTAACGATGGGGGTCACGGCGGAAAATTTAGCGGAAATGCATAATATCAGCCGTTCCGAACAAGATGAGTTTGCTTTGCGAAGCCAGGAGCTGGCCAAAGAAGCTATTAATAAAGGGAAATTCAAGGATGAGATTACACCTTATGAAGTGAAATCGAGAAAGGAAACCATTACGTTCGACACCGATGAGCACCCAAGGGAAACGAATATAGAAAAACTATCTAAACTGCCGGCCGTTTTTAAAAAAGGCGGGACCGTTACACCGGGCAATTCGAGTGGCAGGAATGATGCAGCAGCAGCTACGCTCGTCATGTCTGCCGAAAAAGCCGAAGAAATGAATCTTACACCAAAAATGAAGGTGGTGGCACAAGCATCGGCAGGCGTTGGCCCGGAAATTATGGGGATCGGACCTGTTCCATCTACCAGAAAAGCTTTAAAACAAGCCGGTCTTAAGCTGGATGATATTGATCTTATTGAGTTAAACGAGGCATTTGCGGCTCAATCACTGGCGGTGGTTAAGGAATTGGGTATCGACCAGGACCGGCTGAATGTCAACGGCGGGGCGATTGCTTTAGGGCATCCGGTAGGTGCCACGTGCAATATATTAACGATTAAGTTGATGAATGAAATGGAACGCCGAGGAAGTAAGTACGGGGCGGTTACAGCCTGTATTGGCGGCGGACTAGGAATTACGACCATATTCGAAAATTTACAAGTTTGA
- a CDS encoding SDR family NAD(P)-dependent oxidoreductase: MDLGLEGKVALITGSSRGIGLQTALYLVKEGVEVTLCARNKSRLEEAAAYILEETGKEVFFVETDVSNKADCQKVVAATVEKYGRLDILINNAGTSQAYTFEDVDTDLWQQDLDLKLFGAIHCSRNAIPHMRLVGGGAIVNVTAAIGKTPSASSLPTSVSRAAGMSLTKAMSKDLGPDNIRVNTVCIGLIRSEQIEKMWKKQNPELSWEQFSSKERQIPLGRIGDTDEAAKVINFLVSDAASYVTGTSVNIDGGMVGTL; encoded by the coding sequence ATGGATTTAGGGTTAGAAGGAAAAGTTGCATTAATCACCGGTTCCAGCAGGGGAATAGGCTTGCAAACAGCCCTATATTTAGTAAAAGAAGGTGTCGAGGTAACTCTCTGTGCCAGAAATAAAAGTCGTTTGGAAGAAGCGGCAGCTTATATTCTGGAAGAAACGGGTAAAGAAGTATTTTTTGTAGAGACGGATGTTTCAAACAAAGCGGATTGTCAAAAAGTAGTTGCTGCTACGGTTGAAAAATATGGACGTTTAGATATTTTAATTAATAACGCCGGTACTTCACAAGCCTATACATTTGAAGACGTAGATACCGACCTTTGGCAACAAGACCTTGATTTAAAGCTATTCGGTGCCATTCATTGTTCTCGTAATGCCATCCCGCATATGCGGCTAGTTGGCGGTGGCGCGATCGTCAATGTGACAGCTGCAATTGGGAAGACACCTTCTGCATCATCATTACCTACTTCAGTCAGCAGAGCAGCAGGTATGTCCTTAACGAAAGCGATGAGTAAAGATCTTGGTCCGGATAATATTCGCGTGAATACCGTATGTATTGGTTTGATTCGAAGTGAGCAGATTGAAAAAATGTGGAAAAAACAGAATCCGGAACTATCATGGGAACAGTTTTCAAGCAAAGAACGCCAAATTCCACTAGGACGTATTGGGGATACCGATGAGGCAGCAAAAGTGATTAATTTCCTTGTTTCAGATGCTGCTTCTTATGTTACAGGGACATCAGTGAATATTGATGGTGGAATGGTAGGGACATTATAA
- a CDS encoding acyl-CoA dehydrogenase family protein gives MNYDFPEDIQMLKDTVKDFVYETVDPVAHQIEETDEIPKDVMEKSKEIGLFGLSIPAEYDGLGIDMVGKCAVYEELGKTINGFTTVIGAHTGIGSVGIVEMGTEEQKNKYLPPMARGELIGAFALTEPGAGSNAAALKTTAVRKGDKYILNGSKHFITNGTIGDIFTVMAATSPEKGAKGITSFIVEKDFPGFKVGKVEEKMGLHGSQSVELFFDDCEVPIENVLGEEDKGYVNALKILASGRAGLAARNLGSCVKLYEMSIDYAMQREQFGKPIFEQQVIQHYLADMTLDIETLRALTYKVAWMSDQGRNLIKEAATVKLHGAEVYNRVADLAVQIHGGMGYMKEFPIERYYRDARITKIYEGTSEIMKNIIAGRVKKEYS, from the coding sequence ATGAATTACGATTTTCCGGAAGATATTCAAATGTTAAAAGACACTGTCAAAGATTTTGTTTATGAAACTGTGGATCCTGTGGCTCATCAAATTGAAGAGACAGATGAAATTCCCAAAGATGTCATGGAAAAGAGCAAAGAAATCGGATTGTTTGGATTAAGTATCCCTGCGGAATATGACGGCTTAGGCATTGATATGGTTGGCAAGTGCGCTGTATACGAGGAATTGGGCAAAACGATCAATGGCTTTACCACCGTTATCGGCGCGCATACTGGCATCGGCAGTGTCGGCATTGTAGAAATGGGGACAGAAGAGCAGAAGAACAAGTATTTGCCTCCGATGGCGAGAGGGGAATTGATCGGTGCTTTTGCTTTAACCGAACCAGGAGCAGGATCGAATGCGGCAGCTCTAAAAACCACGGCTGTTCGCAAGGGTGATAAATATATTTTAAACGGATCAAAACATTTTATCACCAACGGGACCATCGGAGATATATTCACGGTAATGGCCGCAACTAGTCCGGAAAAAGGCGCGAAAGGGATTACATCATTTATTGTAGAAAAGGATTTTCCCGGATTTAAAGTAGGGAAGGTCGAAGAAAAGATGGGATTGCACGGCTCCCAGTCAGTGGAATTGTTTTTCGATGATTGTGAGGTCCCTATTGAAAATGTTCTAGGGGAAGAGGACAAGGGATACGTCAATGCATTAAAGATTTTAGCTAGTGGTCGCGCCGGGTTAGCGGCACGGAATTTAGGTTCCTGTGTGAAGTTATATGAAATGTCCATAGATTATGCGATGCAAAGAGAACAATTTGGAAAACCGATTTTTGAGCAACAAGTCATTCAACATTATTTGGCGGATATGACCCTGGACATTGAGACCCTACGTGCCCTGACATATAAAGTGGCCTGGATGAGTGATCAAGGTCGGAACCTCATCAAAGAAGCGGCGACAGTAAAATTACATGGGGCCGAAGTCTATAACCGGGTTGCTGATCTCGCAGTCCAAATTCATGGGGGAATGGGTTATATGAAAGAGTTCCCAATCGAGCGCTATTATCGTGATGCTCGAATCACAAAAATATATGAAGGCACATCGGAAATAATGAAAAACATCATCGCGGGCAGGGTGAAAAAGGAATATTCATAA
- a CDS encoding CaiB/BaiF CoA transferase family protein, producing the protein MGVLDGIRILDLTRLLPGPYCTMLMGDYGAEVIKVEQPVIGDYGRNTDPFIEGYSSRHLVLNRNKKSITLDLKSEEGKDIFKDLAKDADVIIEGFRPGVMNKLGLSYDEMSAINPGIVYCSITGYGQDGPYSQLAGHDINYIGYSGVLGLIGEKNGQPIVPGVQIADIGGGSLMSLAGVLMALLHQERTGQGQNVDISMMDGVLSWLSGVAGGYLAANEKPKRGETRLSGQKACYGVYETKDGKYLSVGALEEKFWARLCQLLRKEDFIDRLSAPEDEQQEMKQELQRIFSQKNQQEWLNLLKEEETCVGPVYDIDEVFADPQVIAREMMIESEHPALGMLKQIGFPIKFSTEKGDLRRSAPDLGEHNQELLDELGYSSTDIQQFKQKKIV; encoded by the coding sequence ATGGGTGTACTAGATGGAATCCGGATTCTTGACTTGACGAGGTTATTGCCCGGTCCCTACTGTACGATGTTAATGGGGGATTATGGCGCTGAAGTGATCAAGGTGGAGCAACCGGTCATTGGTGATTATGGCAGAAACACCGATCCTTTTATCGAAGGCTATAGTTCACGGCACTTAGTTCTTAATAGAAATAAAAAGAGCATCACTCTTGATTTGAAAAGTGAGGAAGGAAAAGACATTTTCAAAGATCTTGCCAAGGATGCAGACGTTATCATCGAGGGCTTTCGCCCGGGGGTGATGAATAAGCTCGGATTATCCTATGACGAAATGTCTGCCATCAACCCGGGGATCGTTTATTGCTCTATTACCGGTTATGGTCAGGATGGTCCTTACAGTCAACTAGCTGGCCACGACATAAATTATATCGGATATAGCGGCGTATTGGGCTTAATCGGTGAAAAAAATGGCCAACCCATTGTCCCGGGTGTACAAATTGCAGATATTGGCGGGGGGTCTTTAATGTCCTTGGCCGGGGTGTTAATGGCGCTCCTTCATCAAGAAAGAACGGGTCAAGGGCAAAATGTGGATATTTCCATGATGGACGGGGTGCTTTCCTGGTTATCAGGGGTAGCCGGAGGTTATCTGGCAGCGAATGAAAAACCGAAGCGGGGAGAGACGAGGCTCTCCGGACAAAAGGCATGCTACGGCGTCTATGAAACGAAAGATGGAAAATACCTTTCCGTAGGCGCGTTAGAAGAAAAGTTTTGGGCAAGGCTTTGCCAATTGCTTAGAAAAGAGGATTTTATCGACCGTTTGTCAGCGCCCGAGGATGAGCAACAAGAAATGAAACAGGAATTGCAGCGAATTTTTTCACAAAAAAATCAACAGGAGTGGTTGAATCTATTAAAAGAAGAAGAAACATGTGTGGGGCCAGTTTACGATATTGACGAAGTATTTGCTGATCCTCAAGTGATCGCGAGAGAGATGATGATCGAGAGTGAACATCCTGCATTGGGGATGCTTAAACAAATTGGTTTCCCGATTAAATTTTCCACCGAAAAAGGTGACCTTAGACGAAGTGCGCCAGACTTAGGTGAACATAACCAAGAATTATTGGATGAATTAGGGTATTCTTCCACCGATATTCAACAATTTAAACAGAAAAAAATAGTTTAA
- a CDS encoding PaaI family thioesterase translates to MDNEYLTWLQKDFEDSPFWKHMGISMDYLTAGEARIKMPVSENQLNCNQYLHGGSITSLLDSIIGVTIRSSQNVKVATIYLNTHFVSPVKDGTLYATANVVHPGKSIIPVESKVVDDQDRLIAFATSAFTILKK, encoded by the coding sequence TTGGATAACGAATACTTAACATGGCTGCAGAAGGATTTTGAAGATTCCCCTTTTTGGAAGCATATGGGGATTTCCATGGATTATTTAACAGCAGGTGAAGCGAGAATAAAAATGCCGGTATCCGAAAACCAATTGAATTGTAATCAATACTTACACGGCGGGTCCATTACATCTCTTTTAGATTCAATTATTGGAGTGACCATTCGTTCATCTCAGAACGTTAAAGTAGCGACAATTTATTTAAATACACACTTTGTATCCCCGGTGAAGGATGGAACCCTGTATGCCACAGCAAATGTTGTCCATCCGGGCAAAAGTATCATACCGGTGGAATCAAAGGTGGTTGATGACCAGGACCGATTGATTGCGTTTGCAACTTCAGCTTTTACCATTTTAAAAAAATAA
- a CDS encoding NAD(P)H-dependent flavin oxidoreductase: MPNRVSQTFGIDYPIIQGGLAYLAFAELAAAVSNAGGLGQITATFFKDAESLRAEIRKVKQLTTRPFGINFALGRRPVDHFVDVAIEEEVPAISVTAGNPSNVFQQLEGTDIKKLVLVASVRQAQKAEELGADAVIVVGTEGGGHLGRDDVGTIVLVPKVAAAVSIPVLASGGLVDGRGYAAALALGAEGMEMGTRFIATKECIAHPRYKEAIVNARENETIIIKKSIGIPARGLRSEATEKIAQMEEKGATFEDLWPYINGEANQKFIQDGDAEEGFGWAGQGVGLIDDIPSVEQLFEHILEEAQLARQRLDDNF, translated from the coding sequence GTGCCAAATAGAGTAAGTCAAACGTTTGGAATCGATTACCCGATCATTCAAGGCGGTCTCGCATATCTGGCATTTGCCGAGTTAGCCGCTGCTGTTTCAAACGCGGGAGGACTTGGTCAAATAACGGCCACTTTTTTTAAAGACGCGGAGAGCTTACGTGCTGAAATCCGAAAAGTAAAACAGTTGACAACCCGCCCTTTTGGCATCAATTTCGCTCTGGGAAGACGCCCGGTTGATCACTTTGTAGATGTGGCCATTGAAGAAGAAGTTCCTGCCATTTCTGTCACAGCAGGCAACCCGTCAAACGTTTTTCAACAATTGGAAGGAACGGACATAAAAAAACTCGTGCTCGTTGCCTCGGTACGGCAAGCGCAAAAAGCCGAAGAATTAGGTGCTGATGCGGTTATCGTCGTGGGCACCGAGGGTGGTGGCCATCTTGGCAGGGATGACGTAGGCACGATTGTTTTAGTTCCGAAAGTAGCGGCTGCTGTATCGATCCCGGTGCTTGCCAGTGGAGGGCTAGTAGATGGGAGAGGTTATGCTGCAGCGTTGGCTTTGGGAGCCGAAGGGATGGAAATGGGCACGCGATTTATCGCGACAAAAGAGTGTATCGCCCACCCCCGCTATAAAGAAGCCATAGTAAATGCGCGGGAGAATGAAACCATTATTATTAAAAAATCAATCGGCATCCCAGCGCGCGGCTTGCGTTCTGAAGCAACGGAAAAAATTGCACAAATGGAAGAAAAGGGTGCTACTTTTGAGGACCTATGGCCATATATCAACGGTGAAGCCAACCAAAAGTTTATTCAAGATGGGGATGCAGAAGAAGGGTTTGGCTGGGCAGGACAAGGGGTCGGGCTAATTGATGATATCCCAAGTGTGGAGCAGTTATTTGAACATATATTAGAGGAAGCTCAACTGGCCCGGCAAAGATTAGACGATAACTTTTGA